One segment of Halococcus salsus DNA contains the following:
- a CDS encoding DUF7519 family protein, whose translation MTDAPLVAQPTYAGSTLAVLSAACVTGVLAGSFTQGLVVGVETVGALLLLGSGLVRRRGHRVLGGGFVLVGCGLVCSALGMGLLSTGGLFERIAFLGGTLAMAVVVLGVFPLRESWTRTLVGVGVALFGCSLVLLTWVSDPDAVRLLVGVGSMVLTWDLAEYATTLGVDVGRSARTYPVVLTHLAGTLGTGAIAGVFALVVDGVRLPAIPIAAFALLLGASLLSLLVLFLGDSDWPSST comes from the coding sequence ATGACGGACGCACCCCTCGTGGCGCAACCGACGTACGCGGGGAGTACGCTCGCCGTGCTCTCGGCAGCCTGCGTCACCGGAGTCCTAGCGGGGTCGTTCACTCAGGGGCTGGTCGTCGGTGTCGAAACGGTCGGTGCCCTCCTGCTGTTGGGGAGCGGTCTCGTTCGCCGTCGCGGTCATCGTGTGCTCGGCGGTGGGTTCGTCCTCGTCGGGTGTGGTCTCGTCTGTTCGGCGCTCGGGATGGGGCTCCTCTCGACGGGTGGGTTGTTCGAGCGGATCGCCTTCCTCGGTGGAACGCTGGCGATGGCGGTCGTCGTTCTCGGCGTGTTTCCGCTTCGGGAGTCGTGGACCCGCACGCTCGTCGGCGTTGGGGTCGCGCTCTTCGGCTGTAGCCTCGTCCTCCTGACGTGGGTTTCGGACCCGGACGCGGTTCGATTGCTGGTCGGTGTCGGCTCGATGGTCCTCACGTGGGATCTGGCCGAGTACGCGACCACGCTCGGGGTCGACGTCGGGCGGAGCGCCCGGACCTACCCGGTAGTGCTCACCCATCTCGCCGGCACCCTCGGGACCGGGGCTATCGCAGGTGTGTTCGCGCTGGTCGTCGACGGGGTCCGGCTCCCGGCGATCCCGATCGCCGCGTTCGCGTTGCTGTTGGGTGCGAGCCTGCTGTCGTTGCTCGTGCTCTTCCTCGGGGACAGCGACTGGCCCTCCAGTACGTGA